Part of the Hydrogenispora ethanolica genome, CCCCGGCGGCGAATAACGAATGGCGTTGCTCAACAAGTTGTCCAAGACTTGCTCCAGCCGGGACGGGTCGGCCAGAACCCGGCGTCGGGCGGCGCCAATCCGGATCGTAAGCGCCAGTTGTTTCTCCTTGATCAGGGCTTCGAGCTTCTCCGCCTCCCGCTTCAGCAGCGCTTCCAGATCGACCGGTTCGGCCCGGACCGCGATCTGTCCCGCCTCCAGCCGCGCCGTCTCCAGCAACTCGTGGACCAGCCGCGACATATGGTCGGATTCCCGCAGAATATTCTGGAGGTAACGCTGCAGCTCCCGCGGCGTGGCGGCGATCCCGTCCAGGAGGGCTTCGGTGGTCGCCTTGATACAACTCAACGGAGTCTTCAAGTCATGCGAGACATGGGTGAAAAACTCGCTCTGGCTCTTCTGATGGTGAACGATGGCCTCGGCCATCGCGTTGAAGTTCCTGCCCAATTGGCCCAACTCGTCAGGGCCCGTGGTCCGGGTGCGGCGCTGATAGTCGCCGGCCGCAAAGCCCGCCGCCGCCGCGGCGATATCCGCGATCGAGCGCGTAATCTTCCGCGCCAGGAGCACCCCCAAAAGGAGCGCGACGGTCAGCCCCACCCCGAACTGGAAGATATAAAACCGGAAGAGCCATTTCAAGACCCCCCGCCGCAACGAGGGGAGGGAATAATAGGCGATCAGCTTCCCGCGGCCGTTCCGCAACGCCACCGGCGTGGCCACCGTCAGCCCGTCGCCCTGGGAAGTTGCGGCAAAGTACAGCCGCTGGCGAATCTTCCGCCACGGCCGGGTCGCCTGAGGAAGGCGGACCTCCTGGGGGGGCCTCGTTCCGCCGATCACCCGGCCGGCGAAGTCTTCCAGCCACAGTCTTCCGCCCAGGGCCTGGCTGGCCAATTGCCACTCGCGGCCCGGCGGGATCGCCCCGGCCTTCAGCCGCGGCTCAAAAAGGTCGGCCAGCCTGACAATGCGCGCCCGCAATTCGACCTGCCGCTGCTGCAAGTTGCCGTGATAGACATGGTATAGGAAGTAAAAGACCATCCCCGCCAGCGACAATGCCATGAAAAGAATGATCGTCAGATGGCTGAACAGCTGCTGATAAAAGATGGAGCGCCGCTTCATTCCGGTTCCGCCTCAAATTTATAGCCCTTGCCCCGGACCGTCACGATATAATGGCCGGCGGCGCCCAGCTTGTGCCGGACCCGTTTGATGGTGGTATCCACCGTGCGATCATCTCCTTCAAAATCATAACCCCAGATATTGGCGACCAGTTTCTCCCGGGTGAAGATGGTCCGGGGATAG contains:
- a CDS encoding sensor histidine kinase: MKRRSIFYQQLFSHLTIILFMALSLAGMVFYFLYHVYHGNLQQRQVELRARIVRLADLFEPRLKAGAIPPGREWQLASQALGGRLWLEDFAGRVIGGTRPPQEVRLPQATRPWRKIRQRLYFAATSQGDGLTVATPVALRNGRGKLIAYYSLPSLRRGVLKWLFRFYIFQFGVGLTVALLLGVLLARKITRSIADIAAAAAGFAAGDYQRRTRTTGPDELGQLGRNFNAMAEAIVHHQKSQSEFFTHVSHDLKTPLSCIKATTEALLDGIAATPRELQRYLQNILRESDHMSRLVHELLETARLEAGQIAVRAEPVDLEALLKREAEKLEALIKEKQLALTIRIGAARRRVLADPSRLEQVLDNLLSNAIRYSPPGAPIEIAVLEDEPMVQINIRDHGEGIAEAELPLIWERFYRTDKSRGSDTGGSGLGLFICRGLVEAMGGSVNVQSAKGKGSVFMLRLPAVE